A genomic stretch from Cellulomonas sp. KRMCY2 includes:
- a CDS encoding helix-turn-helix domain-containing protein, with translation MTQMTTAVAAERLGVSQRQVQRLIDARELPATRTAGDAWVVDALAVNAMARTRPARGRPWSPPTAWAALWRASGLEVDWLDRRTTRRLDDRLASIDAEELVHATRRRAVIRRYRASESFLADLDGLVIRTGARAMEPSRFGMERDLGRVDGYCTSEVATRLARDFHLAEDPRGNATLRVAAAPSAILEGRDVMPVAVIAADLAESLEVRERSAGLRVLGDLLR, from the coding sequence ATGACGCAGATGACGACGGCCGTTGCGGCTGAGCGGCTAGGTGTCTCCCAGCGCCAGGTGCAGCGCCTCATTGACGCCCGCGAGCTACCCGCGACGCGCACAGCGGGCGATGCGTGGGTCGTCGACGCCCTCGCCGTCAACGCCATGGCCCGCACGCGCCCCGCACGGGGCCGGCCCTGGTCCCCCCCTACTGCGTGGGCGGCGCTGTGGCGCGCCTCCGGGCTCGAGGTCGACTGGCTCGACCGGCGCACGACCAGGCGCCTAGACGACCGGCTTGCGTCCATCGACGCCGAGGAGCTCGTGCACGCGACGCGACGCCGCGCCGTCATCCGTCGCTATCGAGCGAGCGAGTCGTTCCTCGCTGACCTCGACGGGCTCGTCATCCGCACCGGCGCACGTGCGATGGAGCCGTCGCGGTTCGGCATGGAACGGGACCTCGGGCGCGTCGACGGCTACTGCACGAGCGAGGTAGCGACCCGGCTGGCGCGCGACTTCCACCTCGCTGAAGACCCGCGAGGGAATGCCACCCTGCGGGTAGCCGCCGCACCGAGCGCGATCCTTGAGGGCCGCGACGTGATGCCCGTCGCCGTCATCGCGGCCGACCTCGCCGAGTCGCTCGAAGTCCGAGAGCGGTCGGCCGGTCTGCGCGTCCTCGGGGACTTGCTGCGATGA
- a CDS encoding nucleotidyl transferase AbiEii/AbiGii toxin family protein: MTTLRVTAPPGGWAPPWPVVIEIASVLPPKSWVLVGGLMVQLHARAAGVEEVRPTHDVDALVDVMAVGVSMARITAALTAIGFAVVEPGWPESPAHRLRRDDDVIDVLVADHLPRHAQPRLRRHPVMAVDGGAQALARTQQAVIEHDGGTVELTVPDLLGALVLKAAAHMTDRRDRERHLRDAALLASLIIDHRSELGRLRGSDRKRLRHLTDALGDPLNDAWLLLPDDARRRGQDTLRILST; this comes from the coding sequence ATGACGACACTGCGCGTCACCGCACCGCCTGGCGGATGGGCACCACCGTGGCCCGTCGTCATCGAGATCGCCTCCGTGCTGCCACCAAAGTCGTGGGTGCTCGTCGGCGGGCTCATGGTGCAGTTGCACGCACGAGCAGCCGGCGTCGAAGAGGTCCGCCCGACACATGACGTCGACGCACTCGTCGACGTTATGGCCGTTGGCGTCAGCATGGCCAGGATCACCGCAGCGCTCACCGCCATCGGCTTCGCCGTCGTCGAGCCCGGCTGGCCAGAGTCTCCGGCGCACCGCCTGCGGCGCGATGACGACGTCATCGACGTCCTCGTCGCGGACCACCTGCCGAGGCACGCCCAGCCCCGCCTGCGCCGCCATCCCGTCATGGCGGTCGACGGCGGCGCCCAGGCGCTCGCCCGCACTCAGCAGGCCGTCATTGAGCACGACGGTGGCACCGTCGAGCTGACCGTGCCGGACCTACTCGGTGCTCTCGTGCTCAAGGCAGCCGCGCACATGACGGACCGGCGCGACCGAGAGCGGCACCTCAGGGACGCCGCGCTCCTCGCATCCCTGATCATTGATCACCGAAGCGAGCTCGGACGCCTACGGGGCTCGGATCGCAAGCGCCTACGTCATCTCACCGACGCCCTGGGCGACCCGCTCAATGACGCGTGGCTCCTGCTGCCCGATGACGCGCGCCGGCGCGGCCAGGACACGCTGCGCATCCTCTCCACATAG
- a CDS encoding nuclease-related domain-containing protein, translating into MSETGEAPSAAVKRMRLRYAGTCRECGAALPAGETAVYERESKTVVCLACGDAPAPAPQGATAAAEQGAGQAGTGAQGIGPTELERVVAGSAGASAQREYERRRAKREDRVRTAHPRIGGFLLAISDEPQSTNSWATGARGEALLGKGLDGLAGRGVRVLHDRRIPRTKANIDHIAVSAAGVFVIDAKRYKGRPHLRVVGGLFRPRVEMLVVGTRDQTKLVQGVHKQVDLVHGALEAAGLADVPVRGVLCFVEADWPLFGGSFVIDGVGVLWPKKLAEQLATPGALDDAMTERVHRALAIAFPLA; encoded by the coding sequence GTGAGCGAGACCGGAGAGGCGCCGTCCGCCGCCGTGAAGCGCATGCGGCTGCGGTACGCCGGAACCTGCCGCGAGTGCGGCGCCGCCTTGCCTGCCGGCGAGACGGCGGTGTACGAGCGCGAATCGAAGACCGTCGTCTGCCTCGCCTGCGGGGACGCGCCCGCGCCTGCTCCACAAGGAGCGACGGCTGCGGCTGAGCAGGGTGCGGGGCAGGCCGGGACAGGGGCCCAGGGGATCGGCCCGACCGAGCTGGAGCGCGTCGTTGCTGGCTCCGCCGGTGCATCCGCGCAGCGCGAGTACGAGCGCCGCAGGGCCAAGCGGGAGGACCGCGTCCGGACAGCGCACCCGAGAATCGGCGGGTTCCTCCTCGCGATCTCCGACGAGCCACAGAGCACCAACTCGTGGGCAACGGGCGCTCGTGGCGAGGCATTGCTCGGCAAGGGTCTCGACGGCCTGGCCGGACGGGGGGTGCGCGTTCTGCACGACCGGCGCATCCCGCGAACCAAGGCCAACATCGACCACATCGCCGTGTCCGCCGCGGGTGTCTTCGTCATCGACGCCAAGCGCTACAAGGGCCGGCCGCACCTTCGCGTGGTGGGCGGGCTGTTCCGTCCCCGCGTCGAGATGCTCGTGGTCGGGACGAGGGATCAGACCAAGCTCGTCCAAGGCGTGCACAAGCAGGTTGACCTCGTGCACGGCGCGCTGGAAGCAGCCGGGCTGGCGGACGTGCCTGTGCGTGGGGTGCTCTGCTTCGTCGAGGCCGACTGGCCGCTGTTCGGCGGGTCGTTCGTCATCGACGGCGTCGGAGTCCTCTGGCCGAAGAAGCTCGCGGAGCAGCTGGCGACGCCAGGAGCGCTCGATGACGCGATGACGGAGCGTGTGCACCGCGCCTTGGCGATAGCCTTCCCGCTCGCGTAG
- a CDS encoding type IV toxin-antitoxin system AbiEi family antitoxin, which translates to MSEEREALRLIARAPMRTVRAPDLAGVYAFPASALGALARRGVVHRLAHGIYCAVPPEHIGGTWRPSLEAATAAIATALYGDRIPVLTGLTAARLHQALPRALGVGHVAVPTQRRPMRLADRDGEIRFVMRTVANLDAVAVTTELGQALVTTPEQTLLDLARADPRAEDLDTQEAIDALRRQCDPAVLEDLATRQRMRATHTRLTAGR; encoded by the coding sequence GTGAGTGAGGAACGCGAAGCCCTGCGCCTCATCGCTCGTGCGCCGATGCGGACAGTTCGCGCCCCTGATCTCGCAGGTGTCTACGCGTTCCCCGCCTCCGCTCTCGGCGCCCTCGCCCGCCGCGGCGTCGTGCATCGCCTTGCCCACGGCATCTACTGCGCGGTTCCACCCGAGCACATCGGCGGCACCTGGCGTCCGTCGCTCGAGGCCGCCACCGCCGCCATCGCCACCGCCCTGTACGGCGACCGCATCCCCGTCCTGACCGGCCTCACCGCCGCACGCCTACATCAAGCACTCCCCCGCGCCCTCGGCGTCGGCCACGTCGCCGTGCCCACCCAGCGGAGGCCGATGCGCCTCGCAGACCGCGACGGCGAGATCCGCTTCGTCATGCGCACGGTCGCGAACCTTGACGCGGTCGCAGTGACGACCGAGCTCGGCCAAGCGCTCGTGACCACGCCCGAGCAGACCCTGCTCGACCTCGCACGCGCCGACCCGCGGGCGGAGGACCTCGACACCCAGGAGGCGATCGACGCGTTGCGGCGTCAGTGCGATCCCGCGGTCCTCGAGGACTTGGCCACCCGCCAACGCATGCGCGCTACCCACACCCGCCTCACCGCCGGGCGGTGA
- a CDS encoding helix-turn-helix domain-containing protein — translation MTEYVTLTPEEVAKTLGMSTWWVREQARRGRIPHLRLAKGRIRLLPEHVDALVALYTVEGGATDDAPPAAASSDLTALAPTAKSARAHRRRPHVQGDGQLF, via the coding sequence ATGACCGAGTACGTGACTCTGACCCCCGAGGAGGTCGCGAAGACCCTCGGGATGTCGACGTGGTGGGTGCGCGAGCAGGCGCGCCGCGGGCGGATCCCGCACCTGCGCCTCGCCAAGGGAAGGATCCGGCTGCTACCCGAGCACGTCGACGCCCTCGTCGCCCTGTACACCGTCGAGGGCGGCGCCACCGATGACGCTCCACCGGCCGCAGCGTCATCGGACCTGACGGCGCTCGCCCCGACGGCGAAGTCGGCGCGTGCCCATCGGCGTCGGCCGCACGTGCAGGGTGATGGGCAGCTGTTCTGA
- a CDS encoding DUF4041 domain-containing protein, whose amino-acid sequence MSPPTPPDWYPDPQNASFVRWWDGQRWTEHVQQARPHAAPPPSLPAQPSSPTPQSVSPAPPSVPVTADTSEPARRKVGLFGARAAARDLAEENEQLRATLAETGALELVEIQLKTSDARDELARLSADVVAAQRELEGLRRQALDVRNAIDVQEFGLYDFEHPAEASARLGADLSAVRVEIRNCVTGKRATSAVSNFTFNNSAAKGRQFISEMSKMMLAAYNAEAENAIKTVKAGGLSTAKARLEKAAERVSKNGQMISLSITGEYHRLRIQELELAARHLAALQAEKEVERAHREELREAKRAEEELRREREKLDKEREHYANALAALEARGDDTGAAELRAKLEEIDKSIADVDYRAANVRAGYVYVISNLGSMGERVVKIGMTRRLDPMDRIRELSDASVPFNFDVHALFFSEDAYGIEAMLHRSFANQRVNRINLRREFFYATPAEVLDALREHNVAVVEYRTEAAADEFRASRELSAAQTPTV is encoded by the coding sequence ATGAGCCCGCCGACGCCGCCGGACTGGTACCCCGACCCTCAGAACGCATCCTTCGTTCGTTGGTGGGACGGACAGCGTTGGACCGAGCACGTTCAGCAGGCGAGGCCTCACGCGGCTCCGCCGCCGAGCCTGCCGGCGCAGCCGTCATCACCTACGCCCCAGTCGGTCTCACCCGCTCCACCGTCCGTGCCCGTGACTGCCGACACGTCCGAGCCTGCCCGCCGCAAGGTAGGTCTCTTCGGCGCTCGCGCTGCCGCCCGCGACCTGGCGGAGGAGAACGAGCAGCTTCGCGCGACGCTTGCGGAGACCGGCGCCCTTGAGCTCGTCGAGATCCAGCTCAAGACGTCCGATGCGCGCGACGAGCTCGCGCGCCTCAGCGCCGACGTGGTGGCCGCCCAACGCGAACTCGAGGGTCTGCGTCGACAAGCCCTCGACGTCCGCAACGCCATCGACGTCCAGGAGTTCGGTCTCTACGACTTCGAGCATCCCGCGGAGGCCTCAGCGCGGCTCGGCGCAGATCTCTCGGCGGTGCGCGTCGAGATCCGCAACTGCGTCACCGGCAAGCGGGCGACCAGTGCGGTCTCGAACTTCACGTTCAACAACTCGGCGGCCAAGGGTCGACAGTTCATCAGCGAGATGTCGAAGATGATGCTCGCCGCCTACAACGCCGAGGCGGAGAACGCCATCAAGACCGTCAAGGCGGGCGGCCTGAGCACCGCAAAGGCGCGGCTGGAGAAAGCCGCCGAACGCGTCTCGAAGAACGGCCAGATGATCTCGCTGAGCATCACCGGCGAGTATCACCGGCTGCGGATACAGGAGCTTGAGCTCGCCGCGCGACACCTGGCGGCGCTCCAGGCCGAGAAGGAGGTTGAGCGAGCACACCGCGAGGAGCTTCGCGAGGCCAAGCGCGCCGAGGAGGAGCTGCGTCGGGAGCGCGAGAAGTTGGACAAGGAGCGTGAGCACTACGCCAACGCTCTGGCTGCCCTGGAGGCTCGAGGCGACGACACCGGCGCCGCCGAGCTGCGCGCCAAGCTCGAAGAGATCGACAAGTCGATCGCCGACGTTGACTACCGGGCGGCGAACGTCCGCGCCGGCTACGTCTACGTGATCTCCAACCTCGGTTCCATGGGTGAGCGTGTCGTCAAGATCGGCATGACCCGCCGACTGGATCCGATGGACCGCATCCGCGAACTGTCCGACGCATCGGTTCCGTTCAACTTCGACGTGCACGCGCTCTTCTTCTCCGAGGACGCCTATGGGATCGAGGCGATGCTCCACCGCAGCTTCGCCAACCAGCGGGTCAACCGGATCAACCTTCGCCGCGAGTTCTTCTACGCCACACCAGCCGAGGTGCTCGACGCCCTGCGCGAGCACAACGTCGCCGTCGTCGAGTACCGGACGGAGGCGGCGGCCGACGAGTTCCGAGCCTCACGAGAACTATCAGCGGCCCAGACTCCTACCGTGTGA